A single genomic interval of Devosia oryziradicis harbors:
- a CDS encoding ABC transporter ATP-binding protein, producing the protein MSRARKFIAYYRPYIPLLLADLACAVLVAAGAIALPLCASYITARLPELAQSDSAIVQILTMGLIMVGVFIVQSLATFFVDYQGHVMGARIEADVRKELFEHCQKLSFGFYDRQRVGQLMSRISNDSLWLGELFHHGPEDIAIGLLKFGGAMTVLAIIDPVLTGLIALLVPIAVIYARYFNRRMNVALKTSKERIAAVNERVEDALGGVRVVQSFANEGEELRRFEVENRSFFESRREGYRSEALLWVGMDGFAQLVTIMVIVAGAIRILHAELTVSEMLTFLLCVGVLVDPVRRLDNFIRLWQEGATGFVRAMELLEEEPDIADRPGAEDIGQVAGAISFRDVSFSYGEGQEAVFNRLSLDIEPGQFVALVGSSGVGKSTLCALIPRFYEVDGGAITIDGNDVRDVTLASLRRNIGMVQQDLYLFSGTVEENLRYGRPEASDEQVMEAAKAANAHDFIMALPQGYKSDIGQRGVKLSGGQKQRLTIARAFLKNPAVLIFDEATSALDNESERAVQQALLSLATGRTTIVIAHRLSTVRHADRILVLTPDGIGEEGTHDELMAADGLYACLHRVSASI; encoded by the coding sequence ATGTCCAGGGCCCGGAAGTTCATTGCCTACTACCGCCCCTACATCCCGCTTCTGCTTGCCGATCTTGCATGCGCCGTGTTGGTCGCAGCTGGGGCAATCGCCCTGCCCCTTTGCGCCAGCTATATCACCGCACGCCTGCCCGAACTGGCTCAGAGCGACAGCGCAATCGTGCAGATCCTGACCATGGGCCTGATCATGGTCGGCGTCTTCATCGTGCAGTCGCTGGCGACGTTCTTCGTGGACTACCAGGGTCATGTCATGGGCGCGCGCATCGAGGCCGATGTGCGCAAGGAGCTATTCGAACACTGCCAGAAGCTGTCTTTCGGTTTTTATGACCGGCAGCGCGTCGGTCAGCTGATGAGCCGGATCAGCAATGACTCGCTGTGGCTGGGCGAGCTGTTCCACCATGGACCCGAAGACATCGCCATCGGCCTGCTCAAGTTCGGCGGCGCGATGACCGTGCTGGCCATTATCGATCCGGTGCTGACAGGGCTGATCGCGCTGTTGGTGCCAATCGCGGTTATCTATGCCCGCTATTTCAACCGCCGGATGAATGTGGCGCTCAAGACCAGCAAAGAGCGCATTGCGGCGGTGAACGAGCGGGTGGAGGACGCCCTGGGTGGCGTTCGCGTCGTGCAGTCCTTCGCCAATGAGGGTGAGGAACTGCGCCGCTTCGAGGTCGAGAACCGGAGCTTCTTCGAAAGCCGCCGGGAGGGCTATCGCAGCGAGGCGCTGCTGTGGGTCGGCATGGACGGCTTCGCCCAGCTGGTGACCATCATGGTGATCGTGGCCGGGGCCATCCGCATCCTGCATGCCGAACTGACGGTTTCCGAGATGCTGACCTTCCTGCTCTGCGTCGGCGTGCTGGTCGATCCGGTGCGACGGCTCGATAACTTCATCCGGCTCTGGCAGGAGGGCGCGACAGGCTTCGTCCGGGCGATGGAACTTCTGGAAGAGGAGCCGGATATCGCAGACCGACCAGGCGCCGAAGATATTGGCCAAGTCGCCGGCGCCATCAGCTTCCGGGACGTCAGCTTCAGCTATGGCGAGGGCCAGGAGGCGGTGTTCAACCGGCTTTCGCTCGACATCGAGCCGGGTCAGTTCGTTGCGCTGGTGGGCTCGTCGGGGGTTGGGAAAAGCACGCTCTGCGCGCTGATCCCACGCTTCTACGAAGTCGACGGCGGCGCAATCACCATCGATGGCAACGATGTTCGGGACGTTACGCTGGCGTCGCTCCGTCGCAACATCGGGATGGTGCAGCAGGACCTCTACCTGTTCAGCGGAACCGTCGAAGAAAACCTGCGCTATGGCCGCCCCGAAGCAAGCGACGAGCAGGTTATGGAGGCCGCCAAGGCCGCCAATGCGCATGACTTTATCATGGCCCTGCCACAGGGGTACAAGTCGGATATCGGCCAGCGTGGTGTGAAGCTATCGGGCGGCCAGAAGCAACGGCTGACCATTGCCCGCGCGTTTCTGAAGAATCCGGCAGTGCTGATCTTCGACGAAGCGACCAGCGCGCTGGACAACGAGAGTGAGCGGGCCGTGCAGCAGGCGCTGCTGAGCCTGGCCACGGGACGAACGACCATCGTCATCGCGCACCGGCTGTCGACGGTGCGCCACGCCGATCGCATCCTCGTGCTAACGCCTGATGGCATCGGCGAAGAGGGCACGCATGACGAACTGATGGCGGCCGACGGGCTTTATGCCTGCCTGCACAGGGTGTCGGCGAGCATCTAG
- a CDS encoding DUF2497 domain-containing protein has translation MNKPAPKEPSMDEILSSIRQIIADDDAAGVPRRPTIQAAPPPMQATPARPMTDSLDKDLSDMLDDIEPLALSASQIVDQADDDVGGFSFDSILADTAADEPTASVPQLVDPDDITFDMAASDEDEELPSFDPAPMAAALKPQPAPEPEPAPRQAAPQPASRPQPSVAQAAPLPDPTLSSDMAEQLLEPATQAAVRSSITKLNGLGLGNTGATIESLMRDMLRPMLKEWLDENLPSVVERMVEREISRISRGE, from the coding sequence ATGAACAAGCCGGCTCCCAAAGAACCATCGATGGACGAAATCCTGTCGTCCATCCGGCAGATCATTGCCGATGACGATGCTGCCGGGGTGCCGCGCCGGCCGACCATCCAGGCGGCGCCGCCGCCGATGCAGGCAACACCCGCCCGTCCGATGACCGACTCCCTCGACAAGGATTTGAGCGATATGCTCGATGACATCGAGCCATTGGCGCTGTCGGCCAGCCAGATAGTCGATCAGGCAGATGACGATGTGGGCGGGTTCAGTTTCGACTCCATCCTGGCTGACACCGCAGCCGACGAGCCGACAGCTTCGGTGCCGCAACTGGTTGACCCCGACGACATTACCTTCGACATGGCCGCCTCGGACGAAGACGAGGAGCTGCCATCCTTCGATCCGGCGCCGATGGCCGCGGCCCTCAAGCCCCAGCCTGCTCCGGAACCAGAGCCGGCACCCAGGCAGGCGGCGCCGCAGCCGGCCTCGCGTCCGCAGCCCAGCGTCGCCCAGGCCGCGCCATTGCCGGATCCGACCTTGTCCAGCGACATGGCCGAGCAGCTGCTGGAGCCTGCGACGCAGGCCGCCGTGCGCAGCTCCATCACCAAGCTCAATGGCCTCGGGCTGGGCAATACCGGCGCTACCATCGAATCGCTGATGCGCGACATGCTTCGTCCCATGCTCAAGGAATGGCTGGACGAAAACCTGCCCTCAGTCGTCGAGCGCATGGTCGAGCGCGAAATCTCCCGCATCTCCCGCGGCGAGTAG
- the pcaQ gene encoding pca operon transcription factor PcaQ produces the protein MIDPRIKLRHLVCFLEVARLKSVVNAAELLNISQPAVSKTIQELEQLLGGSLFDRSKRKLFLTPFGEVFNRYASTSLAALRQGIDVARGTHEATIVRVGALPTVSARILPDAVEAFTAAGTGVHTRVVTGPNDYLLSLLRTGDVDFVIGRMAEPEAMVGLSFEHLYSERVVMVVRPGHPLLGERQFELPMIENYQTLLPTPNSVIRNLVDRLLLAHGITQLRDEIETVSNAFGRAYIRRTDAIWIISEGVVAVDVAEGQLALLPVDTSETTGPVGLTTRTDTASTLAAGSLQQAVRDAAARLR, from the coding sequence TTGATCGACCCGCGAATCAAGCTTCGGCACCTTGTGTGCTTTCTTGAGGTGGCCCGGCTCAAGAGCGTGGTGAACGCCGCCGAACTGCTCAATATCAGCCAGCCAGCCGTGTCCAAGACGATCCAGGAACTCGAACAGTTGCTGGGCGGCAGCCTGTTCGACCGCAGCAAGCGCAAGCTGTTTTTGACCCCTTTCGGGGAGGTGTTCAACCGGTATGCCTCGACCAGCCTGGCGGCCCTGCGCCAGGGTATCGACGTGGCGCGCGGGACGCATGAGGCGACCATTGTCCGCGTCGGGGCGCTGCCGACGGTTTCGGCGCGCATCCTGCCCGATGCAGTCGAAGCCTTCACGGCCGCCGGGACCGGAGTGCATACAAGGGTGGTCACCGGTCCCAACGACTACCTGCTTTCGCTGCTGCGCACGGGCGATGTCGACTTCGTCATCGGACGCATGGCCGAGCCGGAGGCGATGGTAGGCCTGTCGTTCGAGCATCTCTATTCGGAACGCGTCGTTATGGTGGTTCGGCCCGGGCATCCGCTGCTGGGGGAGCGGCAATTCGAGCTGCCGATGATCGAAAACTACCAGACGCTGCTGCCCACGCCCAATTCGGTGATCCGCAACCTCGTCGACCGCTTGTTGCTGGCGCATGGCATCACCCAGTTGCGCGATGAAATCGAGACAGTCTCGAACGCCTTCGGCCGGGCGTATATCCGCCGGACCGACGCGATCTGGATCATCTCGGAGGGCGTGGTGGCGGTGGACGTGGCCGAGGGGCAACTCGCCCTGCTGCCCGTCGATACCAGCGAGACCACCGGCCCGGTTGGCCTAACGACGCGCACGGACACCGCATCGACCCTCGCGGCAGGCAGCCTGCAGCAGGCCGTGCGCGACGCGGCCGCCCGCCTGCGCTGA
- a CDS encoding protein-L-isoaspartate O-methyltransferase family protein has translation MVDFERARAHMVESQLRAGGVTDASILARMRAVPREEFVAAGRRDVAYVDDIQWLGRRFMAAPATLGKLLMLAEIKPGDSVLDIGAATGYSTAVMAGLAATATGLEPDATLAAAAAANLATLHLGNAQIVVGDIDRLGNARFDVVVVQGALDSVPDAFLALLNEGGRLVALVRNGAVSVAHLYVRSARGVTARAEFNAFLPPLAQPKDEEFVF, from the coding sequence ATGGTCGATTTCGAGCGTGCACGCGCGCATATGGTGGAGAGCCAGCTTCGCGCCGGCGGGGTCACCGATGCGTCGATTCTGGCGCGCATGCGCGCTGTCCCGCGCGAGGAATTCGTCGCTGCCGGCCGCCGGGACGTGGCCTATGTCGACGATATCCAGTGGCTCGGCCGCCGCTTCATGGCCGCGCCTGCCACCTTGGGCAAGCTGCTCATGCTGGCCGAAATCAAGCCGGGCGACAGCGTCCTCGATATCGGTGCGGCCACCGGCTATTCGACTGCGGTCATGGCCGGGCTGGCGGCGACGGCTACCGGGCTTGAGCCCGATGCGACCCTGGCGGCCGCCGCCGCCGCAAACCTCGCCACCCTGCACCTGGGCAATGCCCAGATCGTCGTCGGCGATATCGATCGCCTGGGCAATGCCCGCTTCGATGTTGTTGTCGTCCAGGGTGCGCTCGACAGCGTGCCGGACGCGTTCCTGGCGCTGCTGAACGAAGGCGGGCGGCTGGTCGCGCTGGTTCGAAACGGCGCGGTATCGGTCGCGCATCTATATGTAAGATCTGCGCGCGGCGTCACCGCGCGTGCCGAATTCAACGCTTTTCTGCCGCCACTGGCGCAGCCGAAGGACGAGGAATTCGTGTTTTAG
- a CDS encoding valine--tRNA ligase: MLEKSYEPSAVEGRVYADWLKANAFAAGAGAPAGAETFTIVIPPPNVTGSLHIGHALNNTIQDILVRFNRMLRKDVLWQPGTDHAGIATQMIVERQLMERQQPGRREMGREKFVERIWEWKAESGGTIMNQLKRLGASADFSRERFTMGENGVPDDQMVRAVTKVFVELHKRGLIYRAKRLVNWHPGLETAISDLEVENIEIKGHMWHLRYPLADGVTYQFPIAHDEDGKPTEWETRDYIIVATTRPETMLGDSGVAVHPDDERYKGLVGKFVELPLVGRRIPIVADEYADPALGTGAVKITPAHDFNDFEVGVRNNLEQINVFTTNGSIISADFVPAELRGLDRFAARKAIVSKLTALAEENPARGLDHIEDKKIMVPHDEKSKLVVIEPFLTDQWWVKADVLAQPALASVREGRTRFVPQQYENTYFAWLENIKPWCISRQLWWGHQIPAWYGPDNEAFVAHNEAEAQALATAHYGKPVALKRDEDVLDTWFSSALWPFSTLGWPDDTAELRRYYPTDVLVTGFDIIFFWVARMMMMGLEFLDEEPFHTVYMHALVRDEKGQKMSKTKGNVIDPLELIDQYGADATRFTLAAMAAQGRDLKLSLQRVEGYRNFVTKIWNAARFLEMNECRRVEGYDPKANKLPLNRWIVGATARGAAAVTQGIVDYKFNEAANSAYDFVWGTFCDWYVEFAKPVFMGDDEAAKAETRATAAWALDQILTILHPFMPFVTEELWAETGKFGAPRQNMLILTDWPDLSGLEDSEADAELTWLIDVITNVRSVRSEMNVPAGAKLPLVVVGAGEETLRRLVAGTSLITRLARLEEISPQSTVPGESAQFVVGEATWALPLAGFIDIAVEKARLEKEVVKLDAEVAQIDKKLGNEQFVAKAPEEVIEEQKSRREAAIERRHHIAEALKRLS; this comes from the coding sequence ATGCTTGAAAAGTCCTATGAGCCTTCGGCCGTCGAGGGCCGCGTTTATGCCGACTGGCTCAAGGCGAACGCCTTTGCCGCCGGGGCAGGGGCGCCTGCCGGGGCCGAGACCTTCACCATCGTCATCCCGCCGCCCAACGTCACCGGCTCACTCCATATCGGCCACGCGCTAAACAATACGATCCAGGACATTTTGGTCCGCTTCAATCGCATGTTGCGCAAGGATGTGTTGTGGCAGCCGGGCACCGACCATGCCGGCATCGCCACCCAGATGATCGTCGAGCGCCAGCTGATGGAACGCCAGCAGCCCGGCCGCCGCGAAATGGGCCGCGAGAAGTTCGTCGAGCGCATCTGGGAATGGAAGGCCGAGAGCGGCGGCACGATCATGAACCAGCTCAAGCGCCTGGGCGCTTCAGCCGATTTCAGTCGCGAGCGCTTCACGATGGGCGAAAACGGTGTCCCCGACGACCAGATGGTCCGCGCCGTCACCAAGGTCTTCGTCGAGCTGCACAAGCGCGGCCTGATCTATCGTGCCAAGCGCCTGGTCAACTGGCATCCGGGGCTGGAAACCGCGATTTCCGACCTCGAAGTCGAGAATATCGAGATCAAGGGCCACATGTGGCACCTGCGCTATCCTCTGGCCGATGGCGTCACTTACCAGTTCCCCATCGCCCATGACGAGGACGGCAAGCCTACCGAGTGGGAAACCCGCGACTACATTATCGTAGCCACCACTCGCCCCGAAACCATGCTGGGCGATAGCGGTGTTGCCGTTCACCCCGATGACGAGCGCTACAAGGGCCTTGTCGGCAAGTTCGTTGAGCTGCCGCTGGTCGGCCGCCGCATTCCGATCGTGGCCGACGAGTACGCTGATCCGGCGCTCGGCACTGGCGCGGTCAAGATTACCCCGGCGCATGACTTCAACGACTTTGAAGTCGGCGTCCGCAACAATCTCGAGCAGATCAACGTCTTCACGACGAATGGCTCAATCATCTCGGCTGACTTCGTGCCCGCAGAACTGCGCGGCCTCGACCGTTTTGCCGCCCGCAAGGCCATTGTCTCCAAGCTGACAGCGTTGGCCGAGGAGAACCCTGCGCGAGGCCTCGATCACATCGAGGACAAGAAGATCATGGTGCCGCATGACGAGAAGTCCAAACTCGTCGTCATCGAGCCCTTCCTGACCGACCAGTGGTGGGTCAAGGCCGATGTGCTGGCCCAGCCCGCACTCGCGTCCGTCCGCGAAGGGCGCACCAGGTTCGTGCCCCAGCAGTACGAAAACACCTATTTTGCCTGGCTCGAAAACATCAAGCCCTGGTGCATTTCGCGCCAGCTCTGGTGGGGCCACCAGATTCCTGCCTGGTACGGTCCGGACAACGAAGCCTTCGTTGCGCACAACGAGGCCGAGGCCCAGGCGCTCGCCACCGCGCACTACGGCAAGCCCGTTGCCCTCAAGCGCGACGAAGACGTGCTCGACACATGGTTCTCCTCGGCCCTCTGGCCGTTCTCAACCCTCGGTTGGCCGGACGACACCGCCGAACTGCGCCGCTACTATCCCACCGACGTTCTCGTCACGGGCTTTGATATCATTTTCTTCTGGGTTGCCAGAATGATGATGATGGGTCTTGAATTCCTGGATGAAGAGCCGTTCCACACGGTCTATATGCATGCGCTGGTCCGCGACGAGAAGGGCCAGAAGATGAGCAAGACCAAGGGCAACGTCATCGACCCGCTCGAGCTCATCGATCAGTACGGCGCCGACGCCACCCGCTTCACCCTGGCCGCCATGGCCGCTCAGGGCCGCGATCTCAAGCTCTCGCTGCAGCGCGTCGAGGGCTACCGCAACTTCGTCACCAAGATCTGGAATGCCGCGCGCTTCCTCGAAATGAACGAGTGCCGCCGCGTCGAGGGATATGACCCCAAGGCCAACAAGCTGCCGCTCAATCGCTGGATCGTCGGCGCCACCGCGCGCGGCGCCGCTGCCGTTACCCAGGGCATTGTCGACTATAAGTTCAACGAAGCCGCCAACAGCGCCTACGACTTCGTCTGGGGCACGTTCTGTGACTGGTATGTCGAATTCGCCAAGCCCGTCTTCATGGGGGACGACGAAGCCGCCAAGGCCGAGACCCGCGCCACCGCGGCTTGGGCGCTCGACCAGATCCTCACCATCCTTCACCCCTTTATGCCCTTCGTCACCGAGGAGCTGTGGGCCGAGACCGGCAAGTTCGGTGCCCCGCGCCAGAACATGCTCATCTTGACCGATTGGCCCGATCTGTCCGGCCTAGAAGATTCCGAGGCCGATGCCGAGCTGACTTGGCTGATCGACGTCATCACCAACGTCCGCTCGGTGCGCTCGGAAATGAACGTGCCCGCCGGGGCCAAGCTGCCGCTGGTCGTTGTCGGGGCAGGCGAGGAGACGCTGCGCCGCCTCGTCGCCGGCACCTCGCTGATCACTCGCCTGGCTCGCCTCGAGGAAATCTCGCCGCAGTCGACGGTGCCGGGTGAATCGGCCCAGTTCGTTGTCGGCGAGGCCACCTGGGCCCTGCCGCTTGCCGGTTTCATCGACATTGCCGTTGAAAAGGCGCGCCTCGAAAAGGAAGTCGTCAAGCTCGATGCCGAGGTCGCCCAGATCGACAAGAAGCTCGGCAACGAGCAGTTCGTCGCCAAGGCACCCGAGGAAGTCATCGAGGAACAGAAGTCCCGTCGTGAAGCTGCCATCGAACGGCGCCATCACATCGCTGAAGCACTCAAGCGTTTGAGCTAG
- a CDS encoding CorA family divalent cation transporter, with protein MDDTIPREPPARHVANGMVGVGAVLVFDGKGGVVRHEPSAEEPKVPARGFKLVCGNSKAPEFKVWLKQELGEFNADLLTVPSSRSRCTVIEDRAMVVMRVARPGAEPHDIGRQLLTLWIEKGRVIIASELNILDFLGLNKWVASHHAPVTPADLVARLGLRAADRLEPLIEMLGDRLDDIEEALIVQNNTKANNRLAELRRNLISFRRIVWPQRDVLNTLEIEDLSHFTARDRLRLREASARSARLGDELQALSERAVLVHEQIIDARSEQMNRTMLILAAVTVVFMPLTLLTGALGMNVAGIPFSDNPHAFWAVCAALFVLSLGIIWWMRGRRWL; from the coding sequence ATGGACGACACCATCCCGCGCGAACCACCCGCCCGCCACGTCGCCAATGGCATGGTCGGGGTTGGCGCGGTGCTGGTGTTCGACGGTAAGGGCGGGGTTGTCAGGCACGAGCCATCGGCCGAAGAGCCCAAGGTGCCCGCCCGCGGCTTCAAGCTGGTCTGCGGCAACTCCAAGGCACCCGAATTCAAGGTCTGGCTCAAGCAGGAGCTGGGCGAGTTCAACGCCGATCTGCTGACGGTTCCCAGTTCGCGATCGCGCTGCACCGTCATCGAGGATCGCGCCATGGTGGTCATGCGGGTCGCTCGGCCAGGGGCGGAGCCGCACGATATCGGCCGGCAATTGCTGACGCTGTGGATCGAAAAGGGCCGCGTCATCATCGCGTCCGAGCTCAACATCCTCGACTTCCTCGGCCTCAACAAATGGGTAGCCTCCCATCATGCACCGGTGACGCCTGCCGACTTGGTGGCGCGGCTGGGTCTGCGTGCGGCTGATCGGCTCGAGCCGCTCATCGAGATGCTGGGCGATCGGCTCGATGATATCGAGGAAGCCCTGATCGTTCAGAACAATACCAAGGCGAACAATCGCCTGGCCGAATTGCGTCGCAATCTCATCAGCTTCCGCCGCATCGTCTGGCCGCAGCGCGACGTGCTCAATACGCTTGAAATCGAAGATCTCAGCCACTTCACCGCGCGCGACCGGCTGCGGCTGCGCGAAGCATCGGCCCGTTCGGCTCGCCTGGGTGACGAGTTGCAGGCGCTGTCGGAACGCGCCGTGCTGGTGCATGAACAGATCATCGATGCCCGGTCCGAGCAGATGAACCGGACCATGCTCATCCTCGCCGCCGTCACCGTTGTCTTCATGCCTCTGACGCTGCTGACCGGCGCCCTGGGCATGAACGTCGCCGGCATTCCATTCTCCGATAACCCGCACGCTTTCTGGGCCGTCTGCGCGGCCCTGTTCGTGCTGTCGCTCGGCATCATCTGGTGGATGCGCGGCCGCCGCTGGCTTTAG
- a CDS encoding acyltransferase family protein produces the protein MSDASTPKSLPHVVTVDCARGLLAASVMAYHYLHMEGIAHVERVAYYAVYGFFVISGFALYLRYQGDLKTAQDLRKYLARRLFRIAPLFYCAIILHLLLVGPEAAQGYKVIWSASLLFGFANAGDSSLLMGGWSIGIEMVFYLLLPFVVWTLTSRGSIAAATAAALVLSVAFVNFTLQGQQAFDASLWSTYTQPAAFLGYFMAGMLIAAIFVASPRKGRFWPPALMVAALVPFVLIEAAYPIDLLVGWRGIVLIGATIAFVVGAVYLVEPTGLARTIARAIGGLSYPIYLLHPLAYLAVGKLGIVAAWPRLLAATCLTVLVSMMVMRWIETPARAFGRRAFP, from the coding sequence ATGTCGGATGCCAGCACTCCCAAGAGCTTGCCACATGTTGTGACGGTGGATTGCGCGCGCGGGCTCTTGGCCGCGTCGGTGATGGCCTATCATTACCTGCACATGGAGGGGATCGCGCATGTCGAGCGCGTTGCCTACTATGCCGTCTATGGCTTCTTTGTCATCAGCGGCTTCGCACTCTATCTGCGCTACCAGGGCGACCTGAAGACGGCCCAGGACCTTCGGAAATATCTCGCGCGCCGGTTGTTCCGGATTGCCCCGCTCTTTTACTGCGCGATTATTCTCCATCTGCTGCTCGTCGGACCCGAGGCGGCGCAGGGGTATAAGGTGATCTGGAGTGCGAGTTTGCTATTTGGCTTCGCCAATGCAGGGGACTCGTCGCTTCTGATGGGTGGATGGTCCATCGGCATCGAAATGGTGTTCTATCTGCTCTTGCCGTTTGTCGTATGGACGCTCACGTCACGGGGAAGTATTGCCGCGGCAACAGCGGCTGCGCTGGTGCTCTCGGTCGCCTTCGTCAACTTCACACTGCAGGGCCAGCAGGCATTCGACGCATCGCTTTGGAGCACCTATACCCAGCCGGCCGCATTTCTCGGCTACTTCATGGCCGGCATGCTGATAGCTGCGATATTTGTCGCTTCTCCCCGGAAAGGCCGTTTCTGGCCCCCCGCGCTGATGGTCGCTGCACTGGTCCCATTCGTATTGATTGAGGCGGCGTACCCGATTGACCTGTTGGTTGGTTGGCGTGGCATCGTCTTGATCGGCGCGACGATCGCCTTCGTGGTGGGGGCGGTTTATCTCGTGGAACCAACGGGCCTTGCTCGGACAATCGCGCGAGCCATCGGTGGCCTGAGTTATCCGATTTACCTCCTCCACCCGTTGGCCTACCTGGCCGTTGGCAAGCTTGGCATCGTCGCTGCCTGGCCGCGCCTGCTCGCCGCTACTTGCCTGACGGTTCTGGTTTCCATGATGGTCATGCGCTGGATCGAGACGCCGGCACGGGCATTCGGACGCCGGGCGTTCCCCTAG
- a CDS encoding TolC family outer membrane protein, with amino-acid sequence MGFRVNLVASGLALILAAASVGGAQAQSIAQALTIAYDHAPDLQAALLSAKSAAENVALAQSGKRPTIGAAIGGNYSWSAGQPSLGNPDGNFSSSQTYTAGLSYNQTVFDNFRTEAQIEAARAGAEVAEYQIRNTEQNVLLAVVQAYMSVLSGRQLVALRQENVNFFQAQLQSARDRLDVGEGTRIDVAQAEARLAQGDAAYRAALSSLEISQATFQRYVGAAPQNLDSSHNFGRLIPSSLQAAISEAEVGHPAILLSKAAIRAAQAGTDAAQAAFGPTATVSGEVGTGYNTVAGGQGLSGRVGFQITVPLYAGGAIGANVRKANIEQIKSEVDAMSAYDQIREAVISAWAGIQSADAQISAANSAVAAGRTVLDGVIQERDLGTRTTLDVLNAQAELTTAREGLINASTNKVIATFSLLAAMGRLTATDLGLAVEVKSAVRYNQAVDDVWQELRTVAE; translated from the coding sequence ATGGGTTTTCGCGTTAATTTGGTCGCCAGTGGGCTGGCATTGATTTTGGCCGCCGCGTCGGTGGGCGGTGCCCAGGCGCAGTCGATCGCCCAGGCGCTGACCATTGCCTACGACCATGCTCCCGATTTGCAGGCGGCGTTGCTGAGTGCCAAGTCGGCAGCCGAGAATGTCGCCCTGGCGCAGTCCGGCAAGCGACCTACAATTGGTGCTGCCATTGGCGGCAACTATTCCTGGTCTGCCGGGCAGCCATCGCTGGGCAATCCCGACGGCAATTTTTCCAGCAGCCAGACCTACACGGCCGGTCTCTCCTACAACCAGACCGTGTTCGACAATTTCCGCACCGAGGCGCAGATCGAGGCTGCCCGGGCGGGCGCGGAAGTCGCCGAATACCAGATCCGCAACACCGAGCAGAACGTGCTGCTGGCCGTGGTCCAGGCCTATATGTCGGTGCTGAGCGGCCGCCAGCTGGTCGCGCTGCGCCAGGAAAACGTCAATTTCTTCCAGGCCCAGCTGCAGTCGGCGCGCGATCGCCTCGACGTGGGCGAGGGCACGCGCATTGATGTCGCGCAGGCCGAAGCCCGCCTGGCGCAGGGCGACGCTGCCTACCGCGCTGCCCTGAGCAGCCTCGAAATCAGCCAAGCCACCTTCCAGCGCTATGTTGGTGCGGCCCCGCAGAATCTCGATTCCTCGCATAATTTCGGCCGGCTCATTCCCTCGAGCCTCCAGGCCGCAATCTCGGAGGCCGAGGTCGGGCACCCGGCAATTCTGCTTTCCAAGGCGGCCATTCGTGCCGCCCAGGCAGGCACTGACGCCGCTCAGGCCGCTTTCGGCCCGACGGCGACGGTCTCGGGCGAAGTAGGCACCGGCTACAACACGGTTGCCGGCGGCCAGGGGCTCAGCGGCCGGGTCGGTTTCCAGATCACCGTGCCGCTCTATGCCGGCGGCGCCATCGGCGCCAATGTGCGCAAGGCCAATATCGAGCAGATCAAGTCCGAAGTGGACGCCATGTCCGCCTATGACCAGATCCGCGAAGCGGTTATTTCCGCCTGGGCCGGCATCCAGAGTGCCGACGCACAGATTTCCGCGGCAAACTCCGCCGTGGCCGCGGGCCGCACGGTGTTGGATGGCGTTATCCAGGAGCGCGACCTGGGCACCCGCACGACCCTCGACGTGCTCAACGCCCAGGCGGAACTGACCACCGCCCGCGAGGGGCTCATCAATGCGTCGACCAACAAGGTCATCGCGACATTCTCGCTGCTTGCGGCCATGGGGCGCCTGACCGCGACCGATCTTGGCCTCGCCGTCGAAGTCAAGTCTGCCGTCCGCTATAACCAGGCCGTCGACGACGTGTGGCAGGAATTGCGCACCGTCGCCGAGTGA